The Setaria viridis chromosome 6, Setaria_viridis_v4.0, whole genome shotgun sequence genome contains a region encoding:
- the LOC117860146 gene encoding putative clathrin assembly protein At1g25240, giving the protein MTTPRQWWRRAAAAVKDRRSLYLTRVAALRPAASSGFAAALRSPELEAAVIRATSHDERSVDYGSAARVFALARASPPSLQPLMWALARRAGRTRCWAVALKALMLAHGLLLRSDLAPRAARLGRVPFDLADFRDRSSPPSRSSGFSAFVRAYFRFLDTRSLFAAQELDDAGGGSGSDDDEDARLDRVTKQQHLLDLLMQIRPYGDGMEQGLILEAMDCVVIEIFEVYSQVCTGIARFLVAVLGSAPTPPPRRPGETMAEARRRRGAQGMRVLRKAAEQSAQLSSYFELCRGLGVLNAAEFPAVERVPDDDIRDLEKLIMSHVVEEGSRVLEKEAKALVAVEEKNEAKALVAVEETGLASRTVVTKEWVVFDDDDNAAAGARQGHFGGYVNPFVAAPWDAVAGSRDLLV; this is encoded by the coding sequence ATGACCACCCcgcggcagtggtggcggcgcgccgcggcggccgtcaaGGACCGGAGGAGCCTGTACCTGACCCGCGTGGCGGCGCTGcggccggcggcctcctccggGTTCGCCGCGGCGCTGCGGAGCCCCGAGCTGGAGGCGGCCGTGATCCGCGCCACCAGCCACGACGAGCGGTCCGTGGACTACGGTAGCGCGGCGCGCGTGTTCGCGCTGGCGCGTGCGTCGCCACCGTCGCTGCAGCCGCTCATGTGGGCGctcgcgcggcgggcggggcggacGCGGTGCTGGGCGGTGGCGCTCAAGGCGCTCATGCTCGCGCACGGCCTGCTGCTCCGGTCCGACCTCGCGCCCCGCGCGGCGCGCCTTGGCCGCGTCCCCTTCGACCTCGCCGACTTCCGCGaccgctcgtcgccgccttcCAGGTCGTCGGGGTTCTCCGCGTTCGTCCGCGCCTACTTCCGCTTCCTCGACACCCGCTCCCTCTTCGCCGCCCAGGAGCtggacgacgccggcggcggcagcggctccgacgacgacgaggacgcgcGGCTCGACCGCGTGACGAAGCAGCAGCACCTGCTGGACCTGCTCATGCAGATCCGGCCGTACGGGGACGGCATGGAGCAGGGCCTCATCCTGGAGGCGATGGACTGCGTCGTCATCGAGATCTTCGAGGTCTACAGCCAGGTATGCACCGGCATTGCCCggttcctcgtcgccgtcctcggctcggccccgacgccgccgccgcggcggccgggggagACGATGGCGGaagcgaggcggcggaggggagcgcAGGGGATGCGGGTGCTGAGGAAAGCCGCGGAGCAGAGCGCCCAGCTGTCATCGTACTTCGAGCTCTGCCGGGGCCTGGGCGTGCTCAACGCCGCCGAGTTCCCGGCCGTGGAGCGCGTCCCGGACGACGACATCAGGGACCTCGAGAAGCTCATCATGAGCCACGTCGTCGAGGAAGGCAGCAGGGTGCTGGAGAAGGAAGCGAAGGCGTTGGTCGCCGTGGAGGAGAAGAACGAAGCCAAGGCGTTGGTCGCCGTGGAGGAAACCGGCCTGGCGTCGAGGACGGTGGTGACGAAAGAATGGGTGGtgttcgacgacgacgacaatgccgccgccggcgccaggcaggggcattttggtggTTACGTGAACCCGTTCGTGGCCGCGCCGTGGGACGCCGTGGCGGGTAGCAGAGATTTGCTTGTTTAG
- the LOC117861080 gene encoding IAA-alanine resistance protein 1: protein MRRRTLAAVLLLLAAAAAVPAPAGGHSDASCPFHDHGGHGHAEPPHHHQDHGGHGHSCGGGADHEHHHHHHHSHDEIRRLLPEEMAEEADLELESFGFDEHDHAHHHHHHHGHHHHHDGMETSPMGVWLSAMGCSLLVSMASLICLVLLPVIFFQGKPSKAMVDALAVFGAGAMLGDSFLHQLPHAFGGGHSHSHDHEGHDHAHEHAHAHSLKDLSVGLSILFGIVLFFIVEKIVRYVEDNSQNGVHSMGHGHHHHHKRHDSSDKAKLNHQKSDGDGSLHESEATIRKRSSSGSTKATDGEPANSENHPAPDKALSSDVSSTSNSNLVFGYLNLFSDGVHNFTDGMALGSAFLLQGSVGGWSRTLFLLAHELPQEVGDFGILVRSGFSVSKALFFNFLSALVALAGTALALSLGKDPGHSSLIEGFTAGGFIYIAVAGVLPQMNDQKTTLKSSVVQLISLAMGMLVALGISLVE, encoded by the exons ATGCGCCGCCgcaccctcgccgccgtcctgctcctcctggcggccgccgcggccgtgcccgcccccgccggcgggcACTCGGACGCCTCCTGCCCCTTCCATGACcacggcggccacggccacgccgagccgccgcaccaccaccaagacCACGGCGGGCACGGGcacagctgcggcggcggcgcggaccacgagcaccaccaccaccatcaccacagCCACGACGAGATCCGGCGGCTCCTTCCCGAGGAGATGGCCGAGGAGGCGGATCTCGAGCTCGAGTCCTTCGGTTTCGACGAGCACGACCACgcccaccaccatcaccaccaccacggccaccaccaccaccacgacggcATGGAGACATCGCCCATGG GTGTGTGGCTGAGCGCGATGGGGTGCTCGCTGCTGGTCAGCATGGCGTCGCTCATctgcctcgtcctcctccctgTCATCTTCT TTCAGGGGAAACCGTCAAAGGCCATGGTGGATGCACTTGCAGTGTTTGGG GCAGGAGCAATGCTTGGAGATTCATTTCTTCATCAACTACCACATGCTTTTG GTGGAGGGCATTCTCACTCGCATGATCATGAGGGTCATGATCATGCTCATGAGCATGCGCATGCACACTCACTGAAAGATCTTTCTGTGGGATTGTCTATACTAT TTGGCATTGTACTGTTTTTTATCGTTGAGAAGATTGTGAGGTATGTTGAAGACAATTCTCAAAATGGGGTTCATAGCATGGGTCATGGGCACCATCACCACCATAAAAGGCATGATTCCAGTGATAAGGCCAAATTAAATCATCAAAAGAGTGACGGTGATGGAAGTCTTCATGAATCAGAAGCTACTATACGTAAG AGGAGCTCTTCTGGCAGTACCAAGGCCACTGATGGAGAGCCTGCTAATTCTGAAAATCATCCTGCCCCTGACAAAGCATTATCAAGTGATGTTTCGTCTACTTCAAACTCTAACTTGGTGTTTGGCTACCTTAACCTTTTCTCAGATGGTGTT CATAACTTCACCGATGGGATGGCTCTTGGGAGTGCTTTTTTGCTCCAGGGTTCTGTTGGTGGCTGGTCCAGGACTTTATTTCTGCTTGCACATGAACTTCCCCAAGAG gttggagattttggAATCCTTGTGCGATCAGGGTTCTCAGTATCTAAGGCCCTATTTTTCAATTTTCTCTCGGCGTTGGTTGCTCTTGCTGGAACAGCACTA GCATTATCGTTGGGAAAAGACCCTGGACATTCTTCTTTGATTGAG GGCTTCACTGCTGGTGGTTTCATTTACATTGCTGTCGCGGGAGTCCTCCCGCAGATGAACGACCAGAAAACAACCCTTAAAAGCTCAGTAGTTCAGCTGATTTCCCTGGCAATGGGGATGCTGGTCGCTCTAGGCATTTCTCTGGTAGAATGA